The DNA sequence ACGTTTTGCTATTAAAGGGCGTGCAATGGATGTCCCTAAAAGATATTCCCCTTCATAAATAGCATTGGCACGAAACATCGGGAAAACAAAATCTCTTACAAACTCTTCGCGTAAATCATCAATAAAAATATTCTCAGGTTTAATGCCAAGTTCAAGTGCTTTAACACGTGCAGGTTCAAGTTCTTCACCTTGTCCTAAATCTGCTGTAAAAGTAACAACTTCGCATTTGTATTCGTCTTGCAGCCATTTGAGTATAACACTGGTATCAAGTCCGCCAGAGTATGCCAAAACAACTTTTTTAACACTTTTTTTCATGTAAAAAACCTTTGATAATAAAATAATTACCGCGATTATAACGAAAAACAGGTGAGAAGTTGCTTATGAATTTTGTATTTGTTTTTTTTAGTAAAACTTGCCAAAGGTGTGTTTACATGTAAAGAGGGTTCAAGAGTAAATGCAGTACTTTGTGAAGTACACTTTACCCCTTAGAGTCAAATAGAATTCCGCTGACCTCTTGCATTTTTGGAAGAAAATCATGTGCCTGTTCTGCCGGAAATCTTCGAATAACGGTATTTGTTTTTGTATCTATCGCCGCTACATAAAAGATGTCATTTTTGTCTACTCCAAATTTTATACTTGTATTGAGCGGAGAAAGTGCATCATTGAGCTCCTTTACCAGATTTTCAACATCTTTTTGGGCGTTTGT is a window from the Sulfurimonas hydrogeniphila genome containing:
- a CDS encoding flagellar protein FlaG; translation: MDGIANVARQQQSQVGSAEIQGRSQNQSQQVQQTAQTRTKQADVIKETQNSAADNTKNTNAQKDVENLVKELNDALSPLNTSIKFGVDKNDIFYVAAIDTKTNTVIRRFPAEQAHDFLPKMQEVSGILFDSKG